A genome region from Panthera uncia isolate 11264 chromosome A3 unlocalized genomic scaffold, Puncia_PCG_1.0 HiC_scaffold_11, whole genome shotgun sequence includes the following:
- the BPIFA1 gene encoding BPI fold-containing family A member 1: MFQTGGLIVLCGLLAHTTAQMEVLPVPLDQNLLLAGTPPQAPHPTDLAGSLTSGLSSGLLSGGLLGTLQNLPLLDILKTGGDTSGGLLGGLLGKVTSLVPVLNNIIDLKITNPQLLELGLVQSPDGHRLYVTIPLGMILNVNTPLVGSLLKLAVKLNITAEILAVKNEQGKIHLVLGDCTHSPGRLQISLLDGFAPLPVQSLVDSLSGILNEVLPELVQGKVRE, translated from the exons ATGTTTCAAACTGGGGGCCTCATTGTCCTCTGTGGGCTGCTGGCCCATACCACAGCCCAGATGGAAGTCCTACCCGTGCCCCTGGACCAGAACCTGCTTTTGGCTGGGACTCCACCCCAGGCCCCACATCCCACAGATCTTGCTGGAAGCTTAACAAGTG GTCTCAGCAGTGGCCTGCTCTCTGGGGGTCTGTTGGGCACTCTACAAAACCTTCCACTCTTGGACATCCTGAAGACTGGAGGAGACACTTCTGGGGGCCTGCttgggggcctgcttgggaaaGTGACTTCATTGGTCCCTGTCCTGAACAACATCATTGA TCTGAAGATCACTAATCCCCAGCTCCTGGAACTAGGCCTTGTGCAGAGCCCTGATGGCCATCGTCTCTATGTCACCATCCCTTTGGGCATGATCCTCAATGTGAATAC GCCCCTGGTCGGAAGTCTGTTAAAGCTGGCTGTGAAGCTAAACATCACTGCAGAAATTTTAGCTGTGAAAAATGAACAGGGGAAGATCCACCTGGTTCTTGGTGACTGCACTCACTCCCCTGGGAGACTGCAAATCTCTCTGCTTGATGG atttGCTCCCCTCCCCGTTCAAAGCCTTGTCGACAGTCTCAGCGGCATCTTGAATGAAGTCCTTCCTGAGCTGGTACAGGGCAAGGTAAGAGAATAA
- the BPIFA3 gene encoding BPI fold-containing family A member 3 isoform X1 produces the protein MCPIWRLLVLLSLLSLPSALHKQGLAKAHVDSKPALARIIAQGLMKHNAEGRIQNIRLMESLNASGQMAPGMVGWLISSMSLQQQQESSANVTNIQLDYGGIRMSFHKEWFSANISLEFDIDLRLSFNNKIIKIHVCMNLVMEFCLEKDEFGRRDLVIGSCCVEQSSIYTTVLTEDISPKMKHFLRHFRENLVKVTPHLVESQVCPLISEILRQLDVKLLKSLMEQAVAHKFNQL, from the exons ATGTGCCCAATCTGGAGGCTCCTAGTTCTCCTCAGCTTGCTGTCTTTGCCCTCAGCACTGCACAAGCAGGGCCTGGCCAAAGCCCATGTGGACAGCAAACCAGCTCTGGCAAGAA TTATTGCCCAGGGCCTCATGAAGCACAACGCAGAGGGCCGAATCCAGAACATCCGCCTCATGGAAAGTCTGAATGCCTCGGGGCAGATGGCCCCAGGGATGGTGGGCTGGCTAATCAGCAGCATGAGCCTCCAGCAACAGCAAGAAAGCAG CGCCAACGTCACCAACATTCAGCTGGACTATGGTGGGATCCGGATGTCTTTCCACAAGGAGTGGTTCTCGGCCAACATCTCACTTGAATTTGACATTGACTTGAGACT GTCCTTCAATAACAAGATCATAAAGATACACGTATGCATGAACCTCGTTATGGAGTTCTGCCTGGAGAAAGACGAATTTGGCCGGAGGGATCTGGTGATAGGCAGTTGTTGTGTGGAGCAAAGCAGCATCTACACAACAGTTCTAACTGA AGATATCTCACCAAAGATGAAACATTTTCTCCGCCACTTCAGGGAGAACCTGGTAAAAGTGACCCCGCACCTGGTAGAAAGTCAG GTGTGTCCTCTGATCAGCGAAATCCTCAGACAGTTGGACGTGAAACTGTTAAAAAGCCTCATGG AACAGGCTGTTGCTCATAAATTCAACCAACTGTGA
- the BPIFA3 gene encoding BPI fold-containing family A member 3 isoform X2 translates to MCPIWRLLVLLSLLSLPSALHKQGLAKAHVDSKPALARIIAQGLMKHNAEGRIQNIRLMESLNASGQMAPGMVGWLISSMSLQQQQESSANVTNIQLDYGGIRMSFHKEWFSANISLEFDIDLRLSFNNKIIKIHVCMNLVMEFCLEKDEFGRRDLVIGSCCVEQSSIYTTVLTEDISPKMKHFLRHFRENLVKVTPHLVESQPPA, encoded by the exons ATGTGCCCAATCTGGAGGCTCCTAGTTCTCCTCAGCTTGCTGTCTTTGCCCTCAGCACTGCACAAGCAGGGCCTGGCCAAAGCCCATGTGGACAGCAAACCAGCTCTGGCAAGAA TTATTGCCCAGGGCCTCATGAAGCACAACGCAGAGGGCCGAATCCAGAACATCCGCCTCATGGAAAGTCTGAATGCCTCGGGGCAGATGGCCCCAGGGATGGTGGGCTGGCTAATCAGCAGCATGAGCCTCCAGCAACAGCAAGAAAGCAG CGCCAACGTCACCAACATTCAGCTGGACTATGGTGGGATCCGGATGTCTTTCCACAAGGAGTGGTTCTCGGCCAACATCTCACTTGAATTTGACATTGACTTGAGACT GTCCTTCAATAACAAGATCATAAAGATACACGTATGCATGAACCTCGTTATGGAGTTCTGCCTGGAGAAAGACGAATTTGGCCGGAGGGATCTGGTGATAGGCAGTTGTTGTGTGGAGCAAAGCAGCATCTACACAACAGTTCTAACTGA AGATATCTCACCAAAGATGAAACATTTTCTCCGCCACTTCAGGGAGAACCTGGTAAAAGTGACCCCGCACCTGGTAGAAAGTCAG CCCCCAGCCTGA